The Euphorbia lathyris chromosome 3, ddEupLath1.1, whole genome shotgun sequence genome contains a region encoding:
- the LOC136224561 gene encoding putative pentatricopeptide repeat-containing protein At2g01510: MKFSYLRILIKSFSSLAPRNSAGTFIDARIIKTGFDPTTSRSNYEMNDLLKRGHLSQARLLLDEMTLKNTVSINTMMSGYVKAANLSSARQLFDTMDERTAVSWTILIGGYSQFDRFNEAFNLLVCMYRSCAKPDYVTFASLLSGCNDPAMLNQLFQLHSHIVKLGHDSVIIICNSLVDCYCKMHRLDLAHKMFEDMPQRNTVSYNALMTGYGKEGLNEKAIKLFVEMQKLGLEPSDFTLQAVLFAGIGLDDVAFGQQIHGFAVKNNLVSNVFVGNALLDFYSKYDCVNEAWQLFCRMPEKDGVSYNVMITAYSWISQFQESIDLFRQLQLTNFDRRNYPFATLLSIAANKLDLQMGKQLHSQAILTTADLDVQVANSLVDMYAKCGLFEDAERIFVKLSSQSTVPWTAIISANIQKGLVEEGLNLFNKMLRANVSPDQATFATVLKAYANLASKSLGKQLHSYIIRSGFIASVYSGSALVDMYAKCGSVKDAIQTFKEMPQRSLVSWNALISAYAQNGDGKSTLKSFKEMVLSGYRPDSVSFLCVLSACSHCGLVEDGLEYFNSMKEVYKIVPKREHYASIVDVLCRKGRFEEAEKLMAEMPFEADEIMWSSVLNCCRIHKKHDMAKKAANELFKIEKLRDGSAYVTMSNILAEAGEWDGVGKIKKAMRERGLKKVAGYSWVEIKHKVHVFASNDKNHPQMKEILLKIEMLGEQMEREGYVPDTTCDLHNVDEDVKITSLKYHSERLAIAFALISTPEGSPILVMKNLRACTDCHAAIKLISKIVGREITVRDSSRFHHFRNGFCSCSDYW; encoded by the coding sequence ATGAAGTTTTCATATCTAAGGATCCTAATAAAATCCTTCTCCTCTTTAGCTCCGAGGAACTCTGCGGGAACCTTCATCGATGCCCGTATCATCAAAACGGGTTTTGACCCAACCACATCTCGGTCGAATTACGAGATGAACGATCTCCTTAAAAGAGGTCACTTATCTCAGGCACGCCTCCTGCTCGATGAAATGACTCTAAAAAACACCGTCTCTATTAACACGATGATGTCCGGCTATGTAAAAGCCGCCAATCTTTCCAGTGCTAGACAACTTTTTGATACCATGGATGAACGTACTGCTGTGAGTTGGACAATTTTAATAGGGGGATATTCGCAATTTGATCGATTTAACGAAGCTTTTAATCTTCTAGTTTGTATGTATAGAAGCTGTGCCAAGCCTGATTATGTGACCTTTGCGAGTTTATTATCAGGATGCAATGACCCAGCAATGTTGAATCAATTATTTCAACTCCATTCTCATATTGTTAAACTGGGTCATGATTCAGTTATTATAATTTGCAATTCATTGGTCGATTGTTATTGCAAAATGCATCGGTTAGATCTAGCTCATAAGATGTTCGAGGATATGCCTCAAAGAAATACTGTTAGTTATAATGCTTTAATGACAGGGTATGGGAAGGAAGGATTGAATGAAAAAGCAATAAAGCTTTTCGTGGAGATGCAGAAATTGGGTCTTGAGCCTTCTGATTTTACTTTACAAGCAGTTTTATTTGCTGGTATTGGATTGGATGATGTAGCATTTGGGCAACAAATCCATGGTTTTGCTGTgaagaacaatcttgtatcaaatGTCTTTGTGGGGAATGCCTTGCTTGATTTTTACTCGAAGTATGATTGTGTTAATGAAGCTTGGCAACTTTTTTGTAGGATGCCAGAAAAAGATGGTGTTTCTTACAATGTGATGATTACTGCTTATTCATGGATTAGCCAATTCCAAGAGTCTATTGATCTTTTCCGCCAGTTACAGTTGACCAATTTTGATAGGAGGAATTACCCTTTTGCAACCTTGTTGAGTATAGCAGCAAATAAACTAGACTTGCAAATGGGTAAGCAACTTCATTCCCAGGCTATTTTGACAACAGCTGATTTAGATGTTCAGGTGGCAAATTCGTTGGTTGACATGTATGCCAAATGCGGTTTATTCGAGGATGCCGAAAGGATATTTGTAAAACTAAGCAGTCAAAGCACTGTTCCTTGGACAGCAATCATCTCTGCTAACATTCAGAAAGGACTTGTGGAAGAGGGTCTCAATTTGTTTAATAAGATGCTTAGAGCTAATGTAAGTCCCGACCAGGCTACTTTTGCAACTGTCTTAAAAGCTTATGCAAATTTGGCTTCAAAATCACTGGGGAAACAGCTACACTCGTATATAATAAGATCAGGCTTCATTGCAAGTGTTTATTCAGGAAGTGCACTGGTGGACATGTATGCCAAGTGTGGATCTGTAAAAGATGCAATTCAAACCTTCAAAGAGATGCCTCAAAGGAGCCTAGTATCATGGAATGCATTGATATCAGCTTATGCTCAAAACGGAGATGGCAAATCTACTCTTAAATCATTCAAAGAGATGGTTTTGTCCGGTTATCGACCAGATTCAGTTAGCTTCCTGTGTGTTTTATCAGCCTGCAGCCACTGTGGACTGGTTGAAGACGGACTGGAATACTTCAATTCCATGAAAGAAGTTTACAAAATTGTTCCAAAAAGGGAACACTATGCATCAATAGTTGATGTGCTATGCAGGAAAGGTCGATTCGAGGAGGCAGAGAAATTGATGGCTGAAATGCCATTTGAAGCGGACGAGATAATGTGGTCATCAGTACTGAACTGTTGTAGGATCCATAAGAAACATGATATGGCTAAGAAAGCAGCAAATGAACTGTTCAAAATTGAGAAGCTGAGAGATGGTTCGGCATATGTGACCATGTCTAATATCCTGGCAGAAGCAGGAGAGTGGGATGGAGTTGGGAAGATAAAGAAGGCGATGAGGGAGCGGGGACTGAAGAAAGTTGCGGGCTATAGTTGGGTTGAAATAAAACACAAGGTTCACGTCTTTGCATCAAACGACAAAAACCATCCACAGATGAAGGAAATCTTGCTTAAAATTGAAATGTTGGGAGAGCAAATGGAAAGGGAAGGGTATGTGCCAGATACAACTTGTGATCTTCACAATGTTGATGAGGATGTGAAAATAACATCTCTTAAATATCACAGCGAACGTTTGGCTATTGCTTTTGCTCTTATTAGCACACCAGAGGGATCACCTATACTGGTAATGAAGAATCTGCGAGCCTGTACAGATTGTCATGCTGCTATCAAGCTTATTTCCAAGATTGTTGGAAGAGAGATTACTGTTAGGGATTCAAGCAGGTTTCATCATTTCAGAAATGGGTTTTGCTCTTGTAGTGATTACTGGTAA
- the LOC136224563 gene encoding rRNA-processing protein CGR1: MACTIDFRCLDEGFGGKTYKRKREAQSAAALDASMEIDEETLPPPAKRSAVPSSDNADKPVFGKPTYDGVIAGRVSGRNWKQVRTKRASAKLVSRKGTPFEERDRQKEIKRAYSERMKELKDEIKRNKEDKRKQREEREKRKKENILRSGTKLQKITNPKTLKKIAKSKDRKLLKVVPDDLVNRKNKKN; this comes from the coding sequence ATGGCTTGCACAATCGATTTCCGATGCCTCGACGAAGGTTTCGGCGGAAAAACCTATAAGCGGAAGCGTGAAGCCCAATCTGCCGCCGCGCTCGATGCTTCCATGGAGATCGATGAGGAAACACTTCCTCCCCCGGCAAAGCGATCGGCTGTACCATCATCAGATAATGCAGACAAGCCCGTATTTGGAAAGCCAACCTATGACGGCGTGATAGCCGGGAGAGTGTCTGGTCGGAATTGGAAGCAGGTGAGAACAAAAAGGGCTTCAGCGAAGCTGGTGAGCCGGAAAGGCACTCCGTTCGAGGAGAGGGATCGACAGAAGGAGATAAAGAGGGCGtacagtgaaagaatgaaggaGTTGAAGGATGAGATAAAGAGGAATAAGGAGGATAAGAGGAAgcagagagaggagagagagaagaggaagaaagagaatatATTGAGATCTGGGACTAAGTTGCAGAAGATTACTAACCCTAAGACATTGAAGAAGATTGCCAAGTCTAAGGATAGGAAATTGCTCAAGGTTGTTCCTGATGATCTAGTCAACAGGAAAAATAAGAAGAATTAA